Proteins found in one Candidatus Omnitrophota bacterium genomic segment:
- a CDS encoding protease inhibitor I42 family protein, whose product MVSLKRSSALVLIAAFFLSGCAVDRSMESKKIIEKDNGKLVELTAGNTLIVELPGNPTTGYTWEIVSVNTSVLKQVESAVKFKSDTNLIGAPGKVTLRFKAAGPGKTMLKLAYHRSWEKKIAPLKIFQVDVVVN is encoded by the coding sequence ATGGTAAGCCTTAAAAGGAGTTCCGCCCTCGTATTGATCGCCGCGTTCTTCCTCTCCGGATGCGCGGTAGACCGTTCCATGGAATCGAAGAAGATAATCGAGAAAGATAACGGAAAGCTGGTAGAGCTCACGGCCGGGAACACCCTCATAGTCGAGCTTCCCGGGAATCCGACCACGGGCTATACGTGGGAGATCGTCTCGGTAAATACGTCCGTGCTGAAACAGGTCGAGAGCGCCGTGAAATTCAAGTCCGATACGAACCTCATAGGCGCGCCGGGAAAGGTCACCCTGCGCTTTAAGGCGGCGGGCCCGGGAAAGACGATGCTCAAGCTTGCCTATCACCGGTCGTGGGAGAAGAAGATCGCGCCGTTAAAGATCTTTCAGGTTGACGTCGTAGTCAACTAG